From Bdellovibrionales bacterium, a single genomic window includes:
- a CDS encoding OsmC family protein, which produces MVKVFAVYEGKKRCVAIHEPSQTKLSTDAPKDNNGLGESFSPTDLVGTALVTCTLTTMAIVAERDGVDISGATGEVEKHMSENPRRIAKLLVTIKVPSSVPVEYRKKLEHVARACPVHKSLHPDIEAPIEFIY; this is translated from the coding sequence ATGGTGAAAGTATTTGCGGTTTATGAAGGAAAAAAAAGATGCGTGGCGATTCACGAGCCCTCTCAAACAAAACTCTCGACCGATGCGCCCAAGGATAATAATGGACTGGGCGAGAGTTTTTCTCCGACCGATCTGGTGGGAACCGCTTTGGTCACCTGCACGCTGACAACGATGGCGATCGTGGCCGAGCGAGATGGAGTCGATATTTCTGGGGCCACCGGAGAGGTCGAAAAACATATGTCCGAAAATCCCCGAAGAATTGCCAAGCTTTTAGTGACCATCAAGGTGCCCAGTTCTGTTCCGGTGGAGTACCGTAAAAAGCTAGAGCATGTGGCTCGGGCTTGCCCCGTTCATAAGAGCCTCCATCCTGATATCGAAGCCCCCATCGAATTTATTTACTAA